A genomic window from Triticum urartu cultivar G1812 chromosome 7, Tu2.1, whole genome shotgun sequence includes:
- the LOC125521304 gene encoding RNA pseudouridine synthase 2, chloroplastic: MAAAATAAPPPAVATALSALLRRGASRRHSLRVSSRPRCVSSDAVAEAEPAPARRGGHAGTRLEEAVPAAEGRSRVDAWISARLGGGGVSRARVQASIRAGLVAVNGRPVSKVSQTVKGGDKVSCTVSELQPLRAEAEDIPLDIVYEDEHLLVVNKPAHMVVHPAPGNANGTLVNAILHHCKISTFTCLARSPIYDECPESSDDDVDVFDVDQFTIGEVSSEVREAIVRPGIVHRLDKGTSGLLVVAKDEHSHAQLAEQFKLHTISRVYISLTCGVPSPNSARIEVPISRDPNNRIRMVAAPGSGHRYAKHAASRYKVREVFCAGGSALVEWRLETGRTHQIRAHAKYLGNPLLGDETYGGTKSMALSLLRPRTPSKYHGDLTNLVSKIDRPCLHAALLGFKHPHSGKVLEFSCPPPDDFTEVLDELRRVTPTSEGQDSDSAAQV; the protein is encoded by the exons ATGGCGGCAGCAGcgacggcggcgccgccgccggcggtCGCCACCGCGCTCTCCGCGCTCCTCCGCCGCGGCGCGAGCCGAAGACATTCCCTCCGGGTCTCCTCTCGCCCCAGGTGCGTCTCCTCGGACGCGGTCGCGGAGGCTGAGCCTGCGCCGGCGCGGAGGGGAGGCCACGCCGGGACCCGCCTGGAGGAGGCCGTGCCGGCCGCGGAGGGGCGGTCGCGGGTCGACGCGTGGATCTCCGCGCGGCTGGGCGGCGGGGGCGTTAGCCGCGCCCGCGTGCAGGCCAGCATCCGCGCCGGCCTCGTCGCCGTCAACGGCCGCCCCGTCTCCAAG GTTTCGCAGACGGTGAAGGGAGGGGACAAGGTCAGCTGCACCGTGTCGGAGCTGCAGCCGCTGAGGGCAGAGGCGGAGGACATCCCGCTGGACATTGTTTACGAGGATGAACATCTTCTCGTTGTGAACAAACCGGCTCATATG GTTGTTCACCCAGCACCAGGGAATGCAAATGGCACCTTAGTCAATGCTATACTTCACCACTGCAAGATTTCAACTTTTACCTGTTTAGCACGCAGTCCAATTTATGATGAGTGCCCTGAATCTTCAGATGATGATGTTGACGTATTTGATGTTGACCAATTTACTATTGGTGAAGTAAGTTCAGAGGTCCGCGAAGCTATTGTGCGCCCTGGTATTGTGCATAGGCTTGATAAGGGGACAAGCGGACTTCTTGTTGTAGCTAAG GATGAGCATTCACATGCTCAATTAGCAGAGCAATTCAAGTTGCATACAATAAGTAGGGTATACATCAGTCTTACTTGTGGTGTACCTAGCCCAAATTCTGCCAGAATTGAAGTTCCTATATCTCGTGATCCTAACAACCGGATACGTATGGTTGCTGCTCCTGGATCAGGCCACAGATATGCGAAGCATGCTGCTAGTAG GTATAAAGTAAGAGAGGTCTTTTGTGCTGGTGGGTCTGCACTGGTAGAGTGGAGATTGGAGACAGGGCGCACTCACCAG ATCCGGGCACATGCGAAATATCTAGGGAACCCCCTACTTGGTGATGAAACATATGGAGGTACCAAAAGCATGGCATTGTCACTTTTGAGACCCAGAACTCCTTCAAAATATCACGGTGATCTTACAAATCTGGTATCAAAGATAGACAGGCCATGTCTCCATGCTGCATTGCTCGG ATTCAAGCATCCCCACTCTGGAAAGGTACTTGAGTTCTCATGTCCCCCTCCAGATGATTTTACTGAGGTACTTGATGAGTTGCGTCGTGTTACACCGACAAGTGAAGGCCAAGATAGCGACAGTGCTGCTCAAGTGTGA